From Humibacter ginsenosidimutans, a single genomic window includes:
- a CDS encoding glyoxalase, with protein MNIHSITIEVAHANDVHAAESFYRDALRLADRVAVRVATRPSSGFRGFAPSLILEQPGDVDAAFARALSAGARALKPAAKSLWGYGGSLLAPDGTAWQIASANKTATGEATGKVERVVLLLGVDDFKASKSFYQEHGLTVAKSFGTKYAEFDTGAIQLALYKRAALAKQVGMDATGTGSHRLAVGADGAFIDPDGYAWVVDDTALTADTTR; from the coding sequence ATGAACATCCACAGCATCACCATCGAGGTGGCACACGCGAACGACGTGCACGCCGCCGAATCGTTCTACCGCGACGCCCTGCGACTGGCAGACAGAGTCGCCGTGCGCGTCGCCACCCGGCCGAGCTCGGGCTTTCGCGGGTTCGCCCCATCACTGATTCTGGAACAGCCGGGAGACGTCGACGCGGCCTTCGCCCGAGCGCTCTCGGCCGGCGCGCGGGCGCTCAAGCCCGCTGCGAAGAGCCTCTGGGGGTATGGCGGGTCGCTCCTTGCTCCCGATGGAACCGCGTGGCAGATCGCGAGCGCGAACAAGACGGCGACGGGCGAGGCCACGGGCAAGGTCGAGCGGGTCGTGCTTCTGCTCGGTGTCGACGACTTCAAGGCCAGCAAGTCCTTCTATCAGGAGCACGGACTGACGGTGGCCAAGAGCTTCGGAACGAAGTACGCGGAGTTCGACACGGGCGCGATCCAGCTGGCGCTCTACAAGCGGGCCGCCCTCGCCAAGCAGGTGGGCATGGATGCGACCGGCACCGGCTCGCACCGCCTCGCCGTCGGCGCCGATGGAGCGTTCATCGACCCCGACGGCTACGCGTGGGTGGTCGACGACACCGCCCTCACCGCCGACACCACCAGGTGA
- a CDS encoding aldo/keto reductase, producing MHYRPLGRTGIQVSPFALGAMMFSSFGNSDQDEVNRMVDRAIEAGINFIDTADAYGDSEEMLGRALKGRRDEVVLASKFARQLGDDPNHQGGSRRWIMTAVENTLRRLQTDHLDLYQMHRPDPRTDIEETLSALTDLVRSGKVRAIGTSDMPASEIVEAQWVAERRGLERFRTEQPHYSLLDRTIEREVLPVAQRYGMGTMIWSPLASGMLTGRVRRGQETDLRRTRMFAALRDERRIDAVEQFIPLAAEAGMSLTHLALAFVIAHPGVTSALIGPRTMEQLDDLLAAADVELTDELLDRIDAIVPPGTGVGRMDQEYNTPPHRLRRAEAATLARALRGVGRPFRRRRRRRRANPVETVRRRYGWLSSARSMRSVSWRRRMSDASSHRNNRPLPCGRASADDHRGPSCRCNGVLSTADVGGLSKAGAMALSLLEREEFLAQPHVAALSVAAGPDRGPLIVPIWYHYTPGGPIWVSTGADSRKGKLIAAAGRFSLLVHQVAPTTRYVSVEGRAKVIGPSSDDDLRAIAGRYLSPEKVEPYVAFARGEHRIELEPEHWLSADLGAP from the coding sequence ATGCACTACCGTCCGCTCGGCCGCACAGGCATCCAGGTCTCGCCTTTCGCGCTCGGCGCGATGATGTTCAGCTCGTTCGGCAACAGCGATCAGGATGAGGTGAATCGGATGGTCGACCGCGCCATCGAGGCCGGCATCAACTTCATCGACACCGCCGACGCGTACGGCGACTCGGAGGAGATGCTCGGCCGCGCGCTGAAGGGGCGCCGCGACGAGGTCGTGCTCGCGTCCAAGTTCGCACGTCAGCTCGGTGACGACCCGAACCACCAGGGCGGCTCCCGTCGCTGGATCATGACCGCGGTCGAGAACACCCTCCGCCGGCTCCAGACCGACCACCTCGATCTCTACCAGATGCATCGTCCCGATCCGCGAACCGATATCGAGGAGACGCTCTCGGCGCTCACCGACCTCGTGCGCAGCGGAAAGGTGCGAGCGATCGGCACGTCGGACATGCCGGCGTCCGAGATCGTCGAGGCTCAGTGGGTCGCCGAGCGACGTGGACTGGAGCGCTTCCGCACCGAGCAGCCGCACTACTCGCTCCTGGACCGCACGATCGAGCGCGAGGTGCTGCCCGTCGCGCAGCGATACGGCATGGGCACCATGATCTGGAGTCCGCTCGCCAGCGGCATGCTCACCGGGCGCGTCCGACGTGGCCAGGAGACGGACCTGCGTCGCACTCGCATGTTCGCCGCGCTCCGCGACGAGCGGCGCATCGACGCGGTCGAGCAGTTCATCCCGCTCGCAGCCGAGGCCGGAATGTCGCTCACCCATCTGGCGCTCGCCTTCGTCATCGCGCATCCGGGAGTGACCTCAGCCCTTATCGGACCGCGAACCATGGAGCAGCTCGACGACCTGCTCGCCGCAGCAGACGTAGAACTGACCGACGAGCTCCTGGACCGGATCGATGCGATCGTTCCGCCCGGCACCGGAGTCGGCCGCATGGACCAGGAGTACAACACTCCCCCCCATCGTCTCCGCCGAGCTGAGGCGGCGACCCTCGCACGAGCGCTCCGCGGCGTAGGGCGTCCGTTCCGGCGCCGACGGCGACGGCGACGAGCGAATCCCGTCGAGACCGTCCGGCGGCGCTACGGCTGGCTTTCGTCGGCTCGGAGCATGAGGTCCGTGAGTTGGCGCCGACGCATGAGCGATGCCAGCAGCCACCGGAACAATCGCCCGCTGCCGTGTGGGCGTGCGAGCGCCGACGACCATCGTGGCCCGAGCTGTCGGTGCAACGGTGTTCTGTCAACCGCGGATGTCGGTGGTCTGTCGAAAGCTGGCGCCATGGCGCTTTCTCTCCTGGAACGCGAGGAATTCCTCGCACAACCACATGTCGCCGCCTTGTCTGTGGCCGCCGGCCCCGATCGCGGACCACTGATCGTGCCGATCTGGTACCACTACACCCCGGGTGGCCCGATCTGGGTCTCCACCGGTGCCGACTCGCGCAAGGGCAAGCTCATCGCCGCGGCGGGCAGGTTCTCGTTGCTTGTTCACCAGGTAGCTCCGACCACGCGCTATGTCTCAGTCGAAGGGCGCGCGAAAGTGATCGGTCCGTCATCCGACGACGATCTCCGCGCGATCGCCGGCCGGTACCTGTCGCCGGAGAAGGTGGAGCCATACGTCGCGTTCGCCCGTGGAGAGCACCGGATCGAGTTGGAGCCCGAACACTGGCTTTCCGCTGACCTCGGTGCACCATAG
- a CDS encoding TetR/AcrR family transcriptional regulator yields MAERMRGEERRAQVREIAAREFAQNGLHGASIDAIAREAEITQAYVFRMFGTKKALFLELVTAAFDRVSDGMLRAAADEVGLDGLGRMGAEYYDLLADRTSLLLQLQGFAACGDDEVRAVVRERLARMWRVVADTTGLDAVTVKSFLAFGMLLNVGAAVDVDAIDEPWAEGIRTRIQAGLFDHITADTNVSAKSDATMKKQR; encoded by the coding sequence ATGGCGGAGCGCATGCGGGGCGAAGAGCGGCGAGCACAGGTGCGGGAGATCGCGGCACGGGAGTTCGCGCAGAACGGGCTGCACGGGGCATCCATCGATGCCATCGCCAGAGAGGCGGAAATCACCCAGGCATACGTGTTCCGCATGTTCGGCACGAAGAAGGCACTCTTCCTGGAGCTGGTGACGGCGGCGTTCGACCGGGTGAGCGACGGGATGCTGCGGGCAGCGGCAGATGAGGTCGGCCTCGACGGCCTCGGACGCATGGGCGCTGAGTACTACGACCTGCTGGCCGATCGCACCTCGCTGCTGCTCCAGCTGCAGGGCTTCGCCGCCTGCGGTGACGACGAGGTGCGGGCTGTCGTGCGAGAACGGCTCGCGCGCATGTGGCGGGTCGTGGCCGACACGACGGGGCTCGACGCCGTGACCGTGAAGTCGTTCCTGGCGTTCGGCATGCTGCTCAACGTGGGCGCCGCGGTCGACGTGGACGCGATCGACGAACCGTGGGCCGAGGGCATCCGCACCCGCATTCAGGCCGGGCTGTTCGACCACATCACCGCCGACACCAACGTCAGCGCGAAGTCCGATGCCACCATGAAGAAGCAGCGATGA
- a CDS encoding GyrI-like domain-containing protein, with protein MRALAISGRVSLADGLAFVAGAVNEILATGEQLGLGEPGVPGALFFEDVFETDAGELVAFVPFGQSTEPGARPEDRALVLGAPVPGRAEWYEVPGGEWAVLVHAGTHDDLDTAYAELGSFVAARAIGVAGAIREDFLVSRLQTADSEAWRTEVAWPVFRTATTA; from the coding sequence ATGCGAGCTCTGGCGATCAGCGGCCGAGTCTCGCTCGCCGACGGGTTGGCGTTCGTCGCCGGCGCCGTCAACGAGATTCTCGCCACGGGGGAACAGCTCGGGCTCGGTGAACCCGGTGTTCCCGGGGCCCTCTTCTTCGAGGACGTGTTCGAGACGGACGCGGGTGAGCTGGTGGCGTTCGTTCCGTTCGGGCAGAGCACCGAGCCGGGCGCCCGGCCGGAGGATCGGGCTCTGGTGCTGGGGGCTCCGGTGCCGGGCCGGGCCGAGTGGTACGAGGTGCCGGGCGGCGAGTGGGCGGTGCTCGTGCACGCCGGCACGCACGACGACCTCGACACGGCCTATGCCGAGCTCGGATCGTTCGTCGCGGCGAGGGCGATCGGAGTCGCTGGGGCGATCCGCGAGGACTTCCTCGTCTCGCGGCTTCAGACCGCCGATTCCGAGGCCTGGCGCACCGAGGTCGCGTGGCCGGTGTTCCGCACCGCGACGACCGCTTGA
- a CDS encoding PLP-dependent aminotransferase family protein translates to MASTSISTRALLDLLGEWRGTGPAFHSLADRIRLLVMDGRLLGGVRLPAERELAAGLGVSRTTITAAYQRLRDDGWATSRQGSGTQTALPGGAVASTALDSTLLDFTKAALAAPTVMMDAVREASSLLPALLPGPGYDTEGLAVLREAIARRYTARGLATDPDEVLVTVGAQQAIALLSRTLVSRGDRALIEVPTYPHAYDALVAAGARLVTGPVSVDTVDGWDVDVFESVLRRTSPTLAYLMPDFQNPTGRSMSVKVRRRILDAAAAQGTIVIADETPAELDIDRPEAYAPLASFANGAHVITIGSASKTMWGGLRVGWIRAERSMIRRLQAVRSNMDLGTPVLDQLIVAELFGHYGDVLAERRAQLASGRDAVERMLGAAFPDWHIPHVAGGLAAWVNIGTPVSSQVALAARSEGLLVTAGPRFGVDGAFERFLRVPITYPPELVERAVAALERAWPVAARLRYTEAPPLASVV, encoded by the coding sequence GTGGCATCGACGTCGATCTCAACCCGTGCCCTGCTCGACCTGCTCGGCGAGTGGCGCGGCACCGGGCCCGCCTTTCATTCGCTGGCCGACCGCATTCGGCTGCTCGTCATGGACGGCCGCCTGCTCGGCGGTGTGCGCCTGCCTGCCGAGCGCGAGCTCGCCGCCGGGCTCGGCGTCAGTCGCACCACGATCACCGCCGCCTACCAGCGGCTGCGCGACGACGGCTGGGCGACCAGCAGGCAGGGTTCGGGCACGCAGACCGCGCTGCCCGGCGGTGCCGTGGCATCGACGGCCCTCGACAGCACGCTGCTCGACTTCACGAAGGCGGCCCTCGCGGCACCGACGGTGATGATGGATGCCGTGCGCGAGGCATCCTCGCTGCTCCCCGCCCTGCTCCCCGGCCCCGGCTACGACACCGAGGGCCTTGCGGTGCTGCGGGAGGCCATCGCCCGCCGATACACGGCTCGCGGCCTCGCCACCGACCCTGACGAGGTGCTCGTCACGGTCGGAGCGCAGCAGGCGATCGCGCTGCTCTCGCGCACCCTGGTCTCGCGAGGGGACAGGGCCCTGATCGAGGTGCCGACGTATCCGCACGCCTACGACGCGCTGGTCGCTGCAGGCGCCAGGCTCGTGACCGGCCCGGTGTCGGTCGATACGGTCGACGGCTGGGATGTGGATGTGTTCGAGTCGGTGCTGCGCCGCACGAGCCCGACGCTGGCCTACCTCATGCCCGACTTCCAGAACCCGACGGGACGTTCCATGTCGGTGAAGGTGCGGCGGCGCATCCTCGACGCGGCAGCGGCCCAGGGCACGATCGTGATCGCCGACGAGACGCCCGCCGAGCTCGACATCGACCGTCCGGAGGCGTACGCGCCGCTGGCGTCGTTCGCGAACGGCGCGCACGTCATCACGATCGGCTCGGCGAGCAAGACCATGTGGGGCGGCCTGCGCGTCGGCTGGATCCGCGCTGAGCGCTCGATGATCCGGCGGCTGCAGGCTGTGCGCTCGAACATGGACCTCGGTACCCCGGTGCTCGACCAGCTGATCGTCGCCGAGCTCTTCGGCCACTACGGCGACGTGCTCGCTGAGCGTCGCGCCCAGCTCGCCTCCGGTCGCGACGCGGTGGAGCGGATGCTCGGAGCCGCCTTTCCCGACTGGCACATTCCGCATGTGGCCGGCGGTCTCGCCGCCTGGGTGAACATCGGCACGCCGGTGAGCTCGCAGGTGGCGCTCGCCGCGCGAAGCGAGGGGCTGCTCGTCACGGCAGGCCCGCGGTTCGGGGTCGACGGCGCGTTCGAGCGCTTTCTGCGGGTGCCGATCACCTATCCGCCCGAACTGGTCGAGCGTGCGGTCGCCGCGCTGGAGCGAGCATGGCCGGTCGCGGCCCGCCTGCGGTACACCGAGGCGCCTCCGCTCGCGTCGGTGGTGTGA
- a CDS encoding TetR/AcrR family transcriptional regulator, translated as MSSADTTAVVPRRKRADAMRNTEAVLEAAKKAFAELGVDAPMRDIAARAGVGVGTIYRNYPQRSDLIIAVFRRELDTTAEEAERLAAEYPPAEALRLWSESLARFVATKRGFASALHSGDPAYQPLPAQFLGILAPKVQSILDAGAADGTIRGGVSAEHLIHALSRLADDGPDDAAAAGPSMTDVLLDGLIVSPRSIEP; from the coding sequence GTGAGCTCAGCCGACACCACTGCGGTCGTGCCTCGACGCAAGCGAGCAGACGCGATGCGCAACACGGAGGCCGTGCTCGAGGCCGCCAAGAAGGCGTTCGCGGAGTTGGGCGTGGATGCGCCCATGCGCGACATCGCCGCCCGCGCCGGCGTGGGGGTGGGCACCATCTACCGCAACTACCCGCAGCGCTCAGACCTGATCATCGCGGTCTTCCGTCGCGAGCTCGACACCACTGCGGAGGAGGCTGAGCGCCTCGCCGCTGAATATCCGCCCGCCGAGGCGTTACGCCTGTGGTCGGAGAGTCTCGCACGCTTCGTCGCGACCAAACGCGGCTTCGCGAGTGCACTGCATTCCGGCGACCCCGCCTACCAGCCGCTGCCGGCCCAATTCCTCGGCATCCTCGCGCCCAAGGTCCAGAGCATCCTCGACGCCGGCGCTGCGGACGGCACCATCCGCGGTGGCGTCAGTGCCGAACACCTCATCCACGCCCTCAGCCGGCTCGCGGATGACGGTCCAGACGACGCAGCCGCGGCCGGTCCCTCGATGACCGACGTCCTGCTGGACGGACTCATCGTGTCGCCTCGCTCGATCGAGCCCTGA
- a CDS encoding MFS transporter: MTAAIVALVLPLVEGRDSGWAPWIWVCFALVPILVAAFFAQQRRLESRGGEPLFPQLLLRTPAFRWGLMWQLVFWCGQASFYVVLTMYLQLGRNLTALESGTVFLGLAIPYFVAVALVPRLVARLGRLVLVLGSVANLLGFAALAIVASTGASVGWVLVGLVFCGAAQGLSIPPSTSLVLGTANAEDAGVVSGALSTMQQVGGSLGVAIVGTVFFGALGSTAAPRGSNVADAFAASLEPLAIVAAAAIVLTFLLPRGGRARGEVR; encoded by the coding sequence ATGACCGCGGCGATCGTGGCGCTCGTTCTGCCGCTGGTCGAGGGGCGCGACAGCGGGTGGGCGCCGTGGATCTGGGTCTGCTTCGCGCTCGTCCCGATCCTGGTCGCCGCCTTCTTCGCTCAGCAGCGTCGGCTGGAGTCGCGCGGCGGGGAGCCGCTCTTCCCTCAGCTCCTGCTCCGCACCCCGGCCTTCCGCTGGGGTCTCATGTGGCAGCTCGTGTTCTGGTGCGGACAGGCGTCGTTCTACGTGGTGTTGACGATGTACCTGCAGCTCGGTCGCAACCTGACGGCGCTCGAGTCCGGAACCGTGTTTCTCGGCCTCGCCATCCCGTACTTCGTCGCGGTCGCGCTCGTGCCTCGTCTGGTCGCGCGCCTGGGGCGATTGGTGCTGGTGCTCGGAAGCGTCGCGAACCTGCTCGGCTTCGCAGCGCTCGCGATCGTGGCATCGACCGGTGCAAGCGTGGGCTGGGTGCTCGTGGGACTGGTGTTCTGCGGTGCTGCCCAGGGTCTGAGCATCCCGCCGTCGACGAGTCTCGTGCTGGGCACGGCGAACGCCGAGGACGCCGGGGTCGTCTCCGGTGCGCTCTCCACCATGCAGCAGGTGGGAGGCTCCCTCGGCGTCGCCATCGTGGGCACGGTGTTCTTCGGTGCGCTCGGCTCGACGGCGGCGCCGCGCGGGTCGAACGTGGCGGATGCCTTCGCCGCGAGCCTTGAGCCGCTCGCGATCGTCGCGGCGGCGGCCATCGTGCTCACGTTCCTGCTTCCGCGCGGCGGGCGTGCGAGGGGTGAGGTTCGATGA
- a CDS encoding YczE/YyaS/YitT family protein yields MAQLLVGLFLYGIAIATMMQASIGIEPWDVLAQGIMLRTGIPFGLVTNLIGALVLLLWIPLRQRPGIGTVLNVLLIGPSAQFGLWAIPEPGALWGRILLFAGGLVLIAIASGLYIGAQHGPGPRDGLMTGLHARTGRPIWLVRTAIEASVLLIGWLLGGNVGWGTLAVVVFIGPLVHVTIPLFALRVEPAAKDADTRLIESDAASRGRRPAPEPWALGRR; encoded by the coding sequence ATGGCGCAACTGCTGGTCGGCCTCTTCCTCTACGGCATCGCGATCGCGACCATGATGCAGGCCTCGATCGGCATCGAGCCGTGGGACGTGCTCGCTCAGGGCATCATGCTGCGCACGGGCATCCCGTTCGGCCTGGTCACCAACCTCATCGGCGCGCTCGTGCTGCTGCTGTGGATCCCGCTGCGGCAGCGGCCGGGCATCGGCACGGTGCTCAACGTGCTGCTCATCGGGCCGTCTGCACAGTTCGGTCTGTGGGCCATTCCGGAGCCCGGAGCGCTGTGGGGGCGCATCCTCCTGTTCGCGGGCGGGCTCGTGCTCATCGCGATCGCCTCCGGGCTCTACATCGGAGCCCAGCACGGGCCGGGCCCGCGCGACGGGCTGATGACCGGGCTGCACGCACGCACCGGCCGCCCGATCTGGCTCGTACGCACCGCCATCGAGGCCAGTGTGCTGCTCATCGGGTGGCTGCTGGGCGGCAACGTCGGCTGGGGGACGCTCGCCGTCGTCGTGTTCATCGGGCCGCTCGTGCACGTGACGATCCCGCTCTTCGCGCTCCGGGTGGAGCCGGCGGCGAAGGATGCCGACACCCGACTCATCGAGTCCGACGCGGCATCCCGCGGCCGCCGGCCGGCCCCCGAGCCCTGGGCTCTTGGCCGCCGCTGA
- a CDS encoding MFS transporter produces the protein MSADAPAVASTHRLGRAMVAVAFLGAVIGGVGAPLITSVALQLGVPLDAAQWTLTVTLFTGAITAPVLGRLGTGSHRRAAVLITLALVALGGLLTAVPLPAGAVAFCMLLVGRALQGLGLGVLALLMSVVRDHLPVERAHATIATISVAGTVGIGVAYPLMGLIDQLAGLRVAYGVGFVLSLSAVLIAWRTVPGDDARARARIDLPGAVLLGVGTLGMLVAAAQPAVWALPWVGASIVLVAAAALAAWVAVERRAVSPLVDVRLMARGGLLRANAAMLVSAIGMYLLFSLLTRYVQTPSGAGYGFGLSGVLAGAALIPFSVLGFVAGRISAWLTAHTTARWAFVVFTGFVAVAAVLFAVVPGSIVATLTAMAALGFGVGGVSAIMPRLVLTGIPEAETSSVLSINQIVRSVGFSLGSALAGLLLATATPRGALLPDAVGYTVAAVCVLPLVAVSAAIILVAPRRHDG, from the coding sequence ATGAGCGCGGATGCGCCTGCCGTGGCATCCACCCATCGCCTCGGCCGCGCGATGGTCGCCGTCGCGTTCCTCGGCGCCGTCATCGGAGGCGTCGGAGCTCCGCTGATCACCTCGGTGGCGCTGCAGCTCGGCGTGCCGCTCGACGCCGCGCAGTGGACGCTGACCGTCACCCTCTTCACCGGAGCGATCACGGCTCCCGTGCTCGGGCGGCTCGGCACGGGGTCGCACCGCAGGGCAGCCGTTCTGATCACGCTCGCTCTCGTCGCTCTCGGCGGGCTGCTCACGGCGGTCCCGCTCCCCGCCGGCGCCGTGGCGTTCTGCATGCTGCTGGTCGGCCGCGCGCTCCAGGGTCTCGGTCTCGGCGTGCTCGCCCTGCTGATGAGTGTGGTGCGCGACCACCTGCCCGTCGAACGCGCGCACGCCACGATCGCCACCATCTCGGTCGCGGGCACGGTCGGCATCGGCGTGGCCTATCCGCTGATGGGACTCATCGATCAGCTCGCCGGGTTGCGCGTCGCCTACGGCGTCGGCTTCGTCCTCTCCCTCTCCGCGGTGCTGATCGCCTGGCGCACCGTGCCCGGTGATGACGCTCGCGCTCGCGCCAGGATCGACCTGCCCGGCGCCGTGCTGCTCGGCGTCGGCACGCTCGGGATGCTCGTGGCCGCCGCCCAGCCCGCCGTCTGGGCGCTGCCCTGGGTGGGGGCATCCATCGTGCTCGTGGCGGCCGCCGCGCTCGCCGCGTGGGTCGCCGTCGAGCGCCGTGCCGTGAGTCCTCTCGTCGACGTGCGCCTGATGGCACGCGGCGGACTGCTGCGCGCCAACGCGGCCATGCTCGTCTCGGCGATCGGCATGTATCTGCTGTTCTCGTTGCTCACCCGTTACGTGCAGACCCCGTCGGGCGCCGGCTACGGCTTCGGGCTCTCCGGGGTGCTCGCCGGTGCCGCCCTGATTCCGTTCTCCGTGCTCGGATTCGTCGCAGGCAGAATCAGCGCGTGGCTGACGGCGCACACAACGGCTCGGTGGGCGTTCGTCGTCTTCACGGGCTTCGTGGCGGTCGCCGCCGTGCTGTTCGCGGTCGTGCCCGGTTCGATCGTCGCGACGTTGACGGCGATGGCGGCGCTCGGCTTCGGCGTGGGCGGGGTGTCGGCGATCATGCCTCGACTCGTGCTCACGGGCATCCCGGAAGCAGAGACCTCGAGCGTGCTGTCGATCAACCAGATCGTGCGCAGCGTGGGGTTCAGCCTGGGCAGCGCCCTCGCAGGGCTGCTTCTCGCGACGGCGACCCCGCGCGGCGCCCTGCTGCCCGACGCTGTCGGCTACACGGTTGCGGCCGTGTGCGTGCTCCCGCTCGTCGCGGTCAGTGCGGCGATCATCCTGGTCGCACCGCGACGACACGACGGCTGA
- a CDS encoding MerR family transcriptional regulator, with protein MAHTLVSIGDFSRMTHLTVKALRYYHDVGVLTPAAIDPDSGYRRYSTEQVPVAQVVRRLRDLDMPIDAVRDVVSAPDVAARNAAIAEHLSRMEEQLAQTRSAVTSLRTLLQPVKRGGAPDRVPSDDSHASSGDQRPSLARRRVGVRRRRRQRDSRHGGTARAR; from the coding sequence GTGGCGCACACCCTCGTCTCCATCGGCGACTTCTCCCGCATGACGCATCTCACGGTCAAGGCGTTGCGGTACTACCACGACGTGGGGGTGCTCACGCCGGCTGCGATCGATCCGGACAGCGGATACCGCAGGTACAGCACCGAGCAGGTGCCCGTCGCTCAGGTCGTGCGCCGCCTTCGCGACCTCGACATGCCGATCGACGCCGTGCGCGACGTGGTGTCTGCGCCCGACGTCGCGGCGAGGAATGCCGCCATCGCCGAACACCTCTCGCGCATGGAGGAGCAGCTCGCGCAGACGCGCTCGGCCGTGACATCCCTGCGCACGCTGCTTCAGCCCGTGAAACGAGGGGGAGCGCCCGATCGAGTTCCGAGCGACGACTCCCATGCGAGCTCTGGCGATCAGCGGCCGAGTCTCGCTCGCCGACGGGTTGGCGTTCGTCGCCGGCGCCGTCAACGAGATTCTCGCCACGGGGGAACAGCTCGGGCTCGGTGA